Sequence from the Paenibacillus riograndensis SBR5 genome:
TAGAGTCAAGCTGACCTACAAAAGATTTGTAAAATGGATGTAGAAGAGGCTTAAGTCGGGGATTCTATATACCTAGTCGTGGTCTGGGAACGTGACTTTAACCATATTGTGGCTCTGGAGGATTATAGGCTATGATCAAATAAAGTTTATACATAAAAAAAGGGGTGCTGAGACTTGAAAGTTCATGTCACTGATCTTAAACACGGCGACTGTCTTCTGACAGACACTTTCAATAGTGTGGGTCTGCACGTTCTTCCCAAAAGAACGGTAGTTCAGCGTGAGGAAATCACCATCCTGCTCCGGCACAAGATCGAATACGTGGATATTGAGCCGCGCACCGCAAGTCATGCCGAAGACAGTGGACTCGGCCACAGTCTGAATGACAACTTCGACCATGCGATCCAGAATTACGAATCGATTTTCCTGGAGGCATTGGCCCAAGGCACGTTCACTCAATCCATGGTGGATGATACACTGCAGCCGCTGCTGGAAACGCTGGATACGCAGAAAGATGTCGTATCTTTGCTGCTGCTGCTCGAACGCGACGACATTGATACATATCACCATTCCCTGCAGGTCGGCCTGCTGTCGTATTATATTGCTGCCTGGATGGGTCATTCCAAAGAGGAACGGTACGAGATCAGCCGTGCAGGCTATCTGCATGATATCGGCAAAAGCCAGGTGCCGTTGTCTATCTTGAACAAAGCCGGAATCCTGACACCTGCTGAAGAGGAAGAACTGAAACGGCATACAACCTTCGGGTATGAGATTATCCGCGGTTCGAAGATGGATGAGAAGACGGCACTTGTGGCGCTGCAGCATCATGAATTTGAGGATGGAACAGGTTATCCGAACCAGATCCTTAAAAGCGGGATTCATCCGTACACGGAGATTGTCACGGTGGCGAATATTTACATGGGATTGACCACCTCCCGGCTGAACCAGCCGAAGCAAGGGTTGGTTGCTGTACTGCGCAAGGTGCATGAAATGGGCTTTGGCAAGCTGAACGGAACAGTGGTACAAGCACTTACCGGACATCTGCTGCCGGGCTTTGTAGGCAAAAATGTTCAACTCTCCAATGGGGAAATCGGGACGATTGTGATGAATAACCCGCTGGATATGTTCAGGCCGCTGGTTAAAGTCGATAATGTGTTCAAAGACCTCTCGCGTGAGCGCAGCTTGTCAGTTGAAGAAATCATTATGTAAATCAAGCAGCTATGAGATCAGGCATAAGGTTATCCCGTTCGTTGCATAACGGACGTCCGGGATAGCCTTTTTGTATGCGGGGAATTTGAATTCGTCTAATAGATTGGCTATGATGAATGAAAGATTAAGATAGGAGACATGAGTA
This genomic interval carries:
- a CDS encoding HD-GYP domain-containing protein, coding for MKVHVTDLKHGDCLLTDTFNSVGLHVLPKRTVVQREEITILLRHKIEYVDIEPRTASHAEDSGLGHSLNDNFDHAIQNYESIFLEALAQGTFTQSMVDDTLQPLLETLDTQKDVVSLLLLLERDDIDTYHHSLQVGLLSYYIAAWMGHSKEERYEISRAGYLHDIGKSQVPLSILNKAGILTPAEEEELKRHTTFGYEIIRGSKMDEKTALVALQHHEFEDGTGYPNQILKSGIHPYTEIVTVANIYMGLTTSRLNQPKQGLVAVLRKVHEMGFGKLNGTVVQALTGHLLPGFVGKNVQLSNGEIGTIVMNNPLDMFRPLVKVDNVFKDLSRERSLSVEEIIM